A region of Paraburkholderia sp. BL23I1N1 DNA encodes the following proteins:
- a CDS encoding glycosyltransferase family A protein, whose product MRVAVISAYYKEPRHVLRRCHERVLAQLGDVTHFMVADGFPASEVDSWTGVVHIKIPNHADYGDTPRGVGAACAAANGFDAICFLDSDNWFEPNHVETMRMIVEKTGAQVVTAARNIFTADGRMLGICKESNGVDFSDTNCYLLTRTAFPACTAWLFKDTRESIVGDRRFWDAVQTGGYMRVHSTVPTVNYVSTLASHYEMFGEIPPDDSKMILRLTGRQHFQMISYAQFKAMGGVPGW is encoded by the coding sequence ATGCGAGTCGCCGTCATTAGCGCCTACTACAAAGAGCCGCGTCACGTCTTACGAAGATGTCACGAAAGAGTCCTTGCGCAGCTAGGCGACGTGACCCACTTTATGGTCGCCGATGGATTTCCCGCCTCCGAAGTTGATAGCTGGACGGGTGTGGTCCACATCAAGATTCCCAATCACGCCGACTACGGGGATACTCCTCGCGGTGTAGGTGCCGCTTGCGCAGCCGCCAATGGATTTGACGCGATTTGTTTTCTTGACTCCGACAACTGGTTTGAGCCAAACCATGTCGAAACGATGCGCATGATCGTCGAGAAAACGGGGGCGCAAGTCGTCACGGCGGCTCGAAATATTTTCACTGCAGACGGTCGTATGCTCGGCATCTGTAAAGAGTCCAACGGCGTCGATTTTAGCGACACCAATTGCTATCTCCTTACGCGCACTGCCTTTCCCGCATGCACGGCGTGGCTCTTCAAGGACACGCGCGAAAGCATCGTGGGCGACAGGCGATTCTGGGACGCCGTGCAAACCGGAGGCTACATGCGTGTCCACTCAACCGTTCCGACGGTCAACTACGTGAGTACGCTCGCATCTCACTACGAGATGTTCGGAGAAATTCCGCCTGACGACTCAAAGATGATTTTACGATTGACCGGCCGCCAGCATTTTCAGATGATCAGTTACGCGCAATTCAAGGCAATGGGCGGAGTGCCTGGTTGGTAA
- a CDS encoding RHS repeat domain-containing protein — MKNKRINEGPAGMAARLLAAFMLLMVAFGANAAEYMQCMQTYQKSLGIPGTPTCAVQVAGTSPMSTGADDPYGPMNYYNCPNASNWIADYCRGVPVPPQSDDSCPVADPVLPAKGIVTLSEADFASGDTLPLVFKRTYLSKPYDATQTTMGHNWVNNWQRRLDLLGANASEPHIVAYRGDQQVLNFKWIGGAWVVPGHRELSLTKAGGGYFHLRDELLGTTEAYSDATGKFYSETTRTGVIRKVIYDGRQRPSTIAEWPTDNVIQATATSIRLEYDSNDRVVTLVDPLGMPTSYAYDGKGNLASVTAPYGYVRQFLYEDARFPNALTGVKNESGSRTATWTCDASGRAVSVTHPDTTRNVSFS; from the coding sequence ATGAAAAACAAAAGAATCAATGAGGGACCGGCGGGCATGGCGGCCCGCCTGCTGGCCGCATTCATGCTGCTTATGGTCGCGTTCGGTGCAAACGCGGCCGAATACATGCAATGCATGCAGACGTATCAGAAGTCCCTCGGGATTCCCGGCACTCCGACCTGCGCTGTCCAGGTCGCAGGAACATCGCCTATGTCGACGGGTGCTGACGACCCGTATGGCCCAATGAATTACTACAACTGTCCTAATGCATCGAATTGGATAGCGGACTATTGCCGTGGCGTCCCGGTTCCGCCTCAGTCTGACGACTCTTGCCCGGTGGCGGACCCGGTGTTGCCAGCAAAGGGCATCGTCACGCTTTCCGAGGCTGATTTTGCCAGCGGCGATACGCTTCCACTCGTCTTTAAACGCACCTATCTTTCGAAGCCCTATGACGCCACGCAGACAACGATGGGGCACAACTGGGTCAACAACTGGCAGCGAAGGCTTGATCTGCTTGGTGCCAACGCGAGCGAGCCGCACATTGTTGCTTATCGAGGTGACCAACAAGTTCTGAATTTCAAGTGGATTGGCGGAGCTTGGGTCGTGCCAGGACATCGCGAGCTCTCCCTGACGAAAGCTGGCGGCGGGTACTTCCACCTGAGGGACGAACTGCTTGGTACGACGGAAGCCTACTCGGATGCCACTGGCAAGTTCTATTCCGAAACAACCCGTACGGGTGTGATCCGCAAGGTCATATATGACGGTAGGCAGCGGCCGTCAACTATCGCCGAGTGGCCAACCGATAACGTAATACAGGCAACGGCGACCTCAATCAGGTTGGAATACGACAGTAACGACCGTGTCGTTACCCTGGTCGATCCTTTGGGAATGCCCACATCCTATGCTTACGATGGAAAGGGCAATCTTGCTTCGGTAACTGCACCATATGGCTACGTTCGTCAGTTTTTGTACGAAGATGCCCGCTTCCCCAACGCATTGACGGGCGTAAAAAATGAATCCGGCTCGCGGACTGCAACGTGGACATGCGATGCCAGCGGACGTGCAGTTTCGGTCACCCATCCCGACACGACGCGTAATGTCTCATTCAGCTAA
- a CDS encoding CbtA family protein, whose translation MVGKLLVRGMLAGIAAGLLTFGFAKLVGEPQVDQAISFEEKADAAKGDAPEPELVSRGTQAGLGLLTGVVTYGAAFGGLFSLVFAFAYGRVGALSARALSAWLALGAFITLVIVPNIKYPANPPSVGDPETIGMRTGLFFLMIAISIAAMVFSLKVRRRAALKLGAWNGSIVAGVLFVVIIAAVQLSMPVINEVPAAFPAVLLWKFRVAAIGMQVIMWTTIGLLFGAMVERSKLMASAERGVAKSAYL comes from the coding sequence ATGGTTGGTAAATTGTTGGTACGCGGGATGCTTGCAGGCATCGCCGCGGGGTTGCTCACGTTCGGCTTCGCCAAATTGGTGGGCGAACCGCAGGTTGATCAGGCGATCTCTTTCGAGGAAAAGGCCGATGCCGCCAAAGGCGACGCGCCCGAACCCGAACTGGTGAGCCGCGGCACGCAAGCGGGCTTGGGATTGTTGACGGGCGTCGTGACGTATGGCGCCGCGTTCGGTGGGCTGTTCTCATTGGTGTTCGCGTTTGCGTACGGCCGCGTCGGCGCATTGAGTGCGCGCGCCTTGTCCGCATGGCTGGCGCTTGGCGCGTTTATCACGCTGGTGATCGTTCCAAACATCAAATATCCGGCGAATCCACCCTCGGTGGGCGACCCGGAGACGATCGGGATGCGGACCGGCTTATTCTTCCTGATGATCGCAATCTCAATCGCTGCGATGGTGTTCTCCCTGAAGGTGCGGCGCCGCGCTGCATTGAAACTGGGTGCGTGGAATGGCTCGATCGTGGCCGGTGTGCTGTTTGTCGTGATCATTGCGGCCGTGCAACTGTCGATGCCCGTGATCAACGAAGTGCCGGCGGCCTTCCCGGCGGTACTGTTGTGGAAGTTCCGCGTTGCCGCGATCGGGATGCAGGTGATTATGTGGACGACCATTGGGCTGCTGTTTGGCGCTATGGTTGAGCGGAGCAAACTGATGGCTTCCGCGGAACGTGGTGTGGCGAAGTCTGCTTATCTTTGA
- a CDS encoding CbtB domain-containing protein — protein sequence MSNAVFDSATQPVAQPTPIPLRELLPWIVFGGLLLLLAIYFVGAEEGATSLVPGMYVHEFVHDGRHLLGFPCH from the coding sequence ATGTCCAACGCTGTTTTCGATTCCGCGACTCAGCCTGTCGCCCAACCCACGCCGATTCCGCTGCGTGAACTGCTGCCCTGGATCGTGTTCGGCGGTTTGCTGCTGTTGCTCGCGATTTATTTCGTGGGTGCCGAAGAAGGCGCCACGTCTCTGGTGCCTGGCATGTATGTGCACGAATTCGTGCACGACGGCCGCCATCTGCTCGGCTTTCCCTGCCACTAA
- a CDS encoding histidine phosphatase family protein: protein MDTRLLLISHASTAAMRAARFPADDPLDARGLAEAGAARARLSIPDDAAAFVSPAVCARETASALGLVATVHEELADMDYGRWHGRRLADLAVEAPQDLAAWTHDPDAAAHGGESFTRLVKRIGQWLDTLSGVPTRTTQNIVAATHAPVIRAAIVHALGALPAVFPRIEIAPLSVVELRRSQRGWTWWPASR from the coding sequence ATGGACACACGGCTGTTACTGATCAGCCACGCATCGACCGCGGCGATGCGGGCGGCACGCTTCCCCGCCGACGATCCGCTCGACGCACGCGGCCTCGCCGAAGCAGGCGCCGCGCGTGCGCGTCTGTCGATTCCGGACGACGCGGCGGCTTTCGTCAGCCCTGCGGTTTGCGCACGTGAGACGGCGTCGGCCTTGGGCCTCGTTGCAACCGTCCACGAGGAGCTGGCAGATATGGACTACGGTCGATGGCATGGCCGCCGCCTCGCCGATCTCGCCGTCGAAGCGCCGCAAGACCTCGCCGCATGGACGCACGATCCCGACGCTGCCGCGCATGGCGGCGAGTCATTCACTCGACTCGTGAAGCGGATAGGACAGTGGCTCGATACGTTGAGCGGCGTGCCAACTCGTACAACGCAAAATATCGTCGCCGCCACGCACGCGCCGGTAATCAGGGCCGCCATTGTTCATGCACTCGGAGCGTTGCCGGCCGTGTTTCCGCGCATCGAGATCGCACCACTCTCGGTGGTCGAGTTGCGACGCTCGCAACGCGGCTGGACATGGTGGCCGGCGTCACGGTAA
- a CDS encoding alpha/beta hydrolase, whose translation MTFNLSRRLAMGCAVAGAAMLALLAQSAFAVHTHDAHESHLKPVATISDIRFAIDTPQGQAEFPLYLSKDWNVAQPQVTRAVIVIHGKLRNADVYFRTAQNARDAAHVDPDSTLLIAPQFLATLDTREHHEPADLLRWKGDAWMGGEAARAPLPISSYEVLDAIVTRLADRKQFPNLQHVVFAGHSGGGQVVQRYAVAARNIDVLTSEGIDVRYVVASPLTYAYFDAQRPNAQGVAAPFDAAQCVGFNQWKYGMDNRPLYLDDRSPAQLEATYVSRRIDNLVGGADDDPQQSALDRTCAAEAQGPQRDARAEAYYRYIQARHPEGLKQSFHIVPGVGHDGARMLTSVCALSAIFDTRGCEQ comes from the coding sequence ATGACATTCAATCTTTCACGACGTTTGGCGATGGGGTGCGCGGTAGCCGGTGCCGCTATGTTGGCATTGCTAGCGCAATCGGCATTCGCGGTGCATACCCACGATGCCCACGAGTCTCATCTGAAACCGGTGGCGACGATCTCGGATATACGGTTCGCGATCGACACGCCGCAAGGGCAAGCTGAATTCCCGCTGTATCTCTCGAAGGATTGGAACGTCGCGCAACCGCAGGTGACGCGTGCGGTGATCGTGATTCACGGCAAATTGCGCAACGCGGACGTGTACTTCCGCACTGCGCAGAATGCACGCGACGCCGCTCACGTGGACCCCGACAGCACGCTCCTGATCGCGCCACAGTTCCTCGCCACGCTCGACACACGCGAGCATCACGAACCGGCCGATCTGCTGCGCTGGAAGGGCGACGCGTGGATGGGCGGCGAAGCGGCGCGGGCACCGCTGCCCATCAGTTCATACGAAGTGCTGGACGCGATTGTTACGCGCCTCGCGGATCGCAAGCAGTTTCCGAATCTGCAGCACGTTGTGTTCGCGGGACATTCGGGCGGCGGACAGGTAGTGCAGCGTTACGCTGTGGCGGCGCGCAACATCGACGTGCTGACTAGTGAAGGCATCGACGTGCGCTACGTGGTGGCGAGCCCGTTGACGTATGCGTATTTCGATGCGCAACGGCCGAATGCGCAAGGCGTGGCGGCGCCGTTCGACGCCGCGCAATGCGTTGGCTTCAATCAATGGAAATACGGCATGGACAATCGGCCTTTGTACCTCGACGACCGCTCGCCCGCGCAACTCGAAGCGACGTATGTGTCGCGACGGATCGACAACCTGGTCGGTGGCGCGGACGACGATCCGCAGCAAAGCGCCCTCGATAGAACCTGTGCTGCCGAAGCGCAGGGTCCGCAGCGCGACGCGCGTGCGGAAGCGTATTACCGGTATATCCAGGCGCGTCATCCGGAAGGGCTGAAGCAGAGCTTTCATATCGTGCCGGGTGTGGGCCATGACGGCGCGCGCATGCTGACGTCGGTCTGTGCGCTGTCGGCGATATTTGACACCCGGGGATGTGAGCAATGA
- a CDS encoding MarR family winged helix-turn-helix transcriptional regulator: MSNLDALRRTVSSTLVVAARKWRRTSHGVLAAFNVSEACATPLLTASRIGEAVRQVTLADHIGIEGPSLVRLLDQLCAAGLMRRDEDPEDRRAKTVVLTDEGRAVTAKMEGELNTLRAQALKGISRSDLEATLRVLAAFTAEAPAPHNAGDAE, from the coding sequence ATGTCGAATCTCGATGCCTTGCGCCGCACCGTCAGCAGCACCCTGGTCGTCGCCGCCAGAAAATGGCGGCGCACGAGCCATGGCGTACTCGCGGCCTTTAACGTCTCCGAAGCGTGCGCCACGCCGCTACTCACCGCCAGCCGGATTGGCGAAGCGGTGCGGCAGGTCACGCTGGCCGATCACATCGGTATTGAAGGGCCCTCACTCGTGCGGCTGCTCGATCAACTGTGCGCGGCCGGCCTGATGCGCCGCGACGAAGATCCCGAAGACCGGCGCGCCAAGACCGTCGTACTCACCGACGAAGGCCGCGCCGTCACCGCGAAAATGGAAGGAGAGCTCAATACGTTGCGGGCGCAAGCTTTGAAAGGCATCTCGCGCAGCGATCTCGAAGCGACCCTGCGGGTGCTGGCCGCGTTCACGGCCGAAGCACCTGCGCCGCACAACGCCGGGGATGCCGAGTAA